Genomic segment of Prochlorothrix hollandica PCC 9006 = CALU 1027:
ACTTTGAAGATGATGAACAGCTATCAAGTATTCAGCCTACTACATGGTTAAACTTAGCTGAGAGACTTCTTGAGCTTCAGAAGGCTGTTTATCTTGATTTTATTCCGGGTTCGTTGCCATTGCTACCATATGATCGGTTTGTACCTGAAGTAGAATCATCTGAAGTTAAGTTAGTTCTTGATCTCAGTGATCGCTATGTTTATGTATATGTAAGTGATCAGCTTGTAGAACAATATAGAGTGGTAGTTGGTAAACCAGGATGGGATACACCCATAGGTGATTTCTCTATCATTAAGTTACA
This window contains:
- a CDS encoding L,D-transpeptidase; protein product: MDFEDDEQLSSIQPTTWLNLAERLLELQKAVYLDFIPGSLPLLPYDRFVPEVESSEVKLVLDLSDRYVYVYVSDQLVEQYRVVVGKPGWDTPIGDFSIIKLQTNPTWRNPWTQELVPSGGLNPLGVAWISFWSDGYTEIGFHGTPYPELLGQAVSHGCVRMHNDDISELFQKVQLGTPVQVIP